TCTCCCAAAGGAGGATAAGGCGATGGGCGTGGCGGTGAAGAAGACGATCTCCCTTCCCCCGGACCTGCTCGAGGATGCCGAGCGGGTTGCGCGCGAGGAGGGGAAGACGCTCAGCGCGGTGGTGCAGGAGGCGCTCCGGCTGGCCCGGCGGGAACGGCTGGGGGCGGATTGGAAGGGGGCGCAATCCTACTGGAGCGCCCGTGCCCGGGAAAAGGGGCTTCTGAAGGAAGAGGACCTCGATCGGTTCCTGCGCCGCCGATGAGGGTCGTCTTCGACACGAATGTGCTGGTGTCGGCACTGGTGTTCCCGGATGGACGTGCGGATGCCGCCGTGCGTCGGATCATCGAGGGGAAGGACGACCTGATTCTCTCCACGGACATTCTGGCGGAGGTCTTATCGGTGCTGGCGAGGAAATTCGGGCGGGACAAGGAGGAGTTGTCCCGCGTGGCCGTCATTCTTTCGGAGATGGCCGCCGTATCCTCGAATGCGCCGTTGCGGGGAAGGCAACCGCAATCGTCACCGGCGACAAGGCGATGTTGGCTCTCGGCGAGCATGCGGGTATCCGACTGATTTCCCTGTCCGCCTATCT
This DNA window, taken from Deltaproteobacteria bacterium, encodes the following:
- a CDS encoding CopG family transcriptional regulator; this encodes MGVAVKKTISLPPDLLEDAERVAREEGKTLSAVVQEALRLARRERLGADWKGAQSYWSARAREKGLLKEEDLDRFLRRR
- a CDS encoding PIN domain-containing protein; this translates as MRVVFDTNVLVSALVFPDGRADAAVRRIIEGKDDLILSTDILAEVLSVLARKFGRDKEELSRVAVILSEMAAVSSNAPLRGRQPQSSPATRRCWLSASMRVSD